TGGCGGCGTTTCGTCCGTCTCCCCGCCCCGCGAACTCGGATCATAGGCGAGCCCCGCCGGTCCACCCATGTCCATCAGCAAGGTCGACAGCCGTTCGAGCAGATCCGTGCCGCACAGCTTCAGGACGGAGGCAGAGGGCGCTCGTGGATCGTTCTCCGTCGCCGCGATAACGCGCATCAACGTCCATTCATGCGCCTTCAAGTCGATGCGAATTCGCGTGAGCGTGTTCTCGAAGACGTTGCGCCGCGACGCCGCCACCCCCTCGGCCGCCAACCGCTCCGCCAGTCGCGTCGCAAACTGAAGCAGCCGTTTCGCCTGCCCCAGACCGGCGATCTCGGTCCGTTCGGCGTTGAGCAGGAACTTGGCGACGGTCCAGCCCTGATTTTCAGCCAGAACGACATTCTCGACCGGCACCACGACATCTTCGAGGAACACCTCGTTGACGTCATGCGCGCCATCGAGCGAGTGGATCGGCCGGACGGTGATGCCCGGCGTGTCCATCTCCATGAGCAGGAAGGTAATGCCCTCCTGCGGTCGTCCCTGATCCGACGTCCTGACCAGACAGAACATGTAGTTCGCCCAGTGCGCCCAGGTCGTCCAGATCTTCTGCCCGTTGACGAC
This genomic stretch from Sphingomonas panacis harbors:
- a CDS encoding acyl-CoA dehydrogenase family protein codes for the protein MNLSLSPADVAFRESIRTEIAALVPADIKARVDNLQHLRKEDFLRWQAILDERGWAAPAWPAEYGGPGWSPMQRVIFEEACFLAGAPRQIPHVNMIGPVLQTFGTPEQKRRYLPDIPTLRDWWCQGYSEPSSGSDLASLRTRAVRQGDHYVVNGQKIWTTWAHWANYMFCLVRTSDQGRPQEGITFLLMEMDTPGITVRPIHSLDGAHDVNEVFLEDVVVPVENVVLAENQGWTVAKFLLNAERTEIAGLGQAKRLLQFATRLAERLAAEGVAASRRNVFENTLTRIRIDLKAHEWTLMRVIAATENDPRAPSASVLKLCGTDLLERLSTLLMDMGGPAGLAYDPSSRGGETDETPPYGHVLNGTAATYLEFRKSGLVGGTTEIQKNLIYRETVGQWGTR